In Setaria italica strain Yugu1 chromosome I, Setaria_italica_v2.0, whole genome shotgun sequence, the genomic window CGGCATACCCGCACGCTCGATGGCGCGCAAGCAGTTGAGGATGATAAGGATTCTTGACAAATCTAAGAAACTCCTGCACCGGTTCGCAAGACCCGAGAGCTCACCGGAGGCCGGCGATGAGCGCGGCGGGACGACGAGAGGGCGCAGAAGCTCTCAGTTCTTGCGGAGCGAATACGAGCGCAGCCACCGCCATCCGCGGGCGTCGCATCGCCAAGCTGCATGCTTAACCGCCACCTGTGGGGCTAGctgaggtcggcggcggcggggcgaacTCGCGCCATGTCGCCGGCAGGAATATTTACAATAGCACCCTCAATATTTTACAAATACCCCCTGGtgtggatcgcgattaatatagtcgcgatccgattatATGCAAATATACCCCTAATAATTTACATATacccccctaatttggatcgcgatccgattatatGCAAATAGCTCCCTAATCTGAATATTTGTTTTGCAAAGACCCCCCGGTTCGGCCGTCGGTCTCTCCCTCATCCTCCTGCCCTGCGCCGTCGACCGCCGCTGCCTTCCGTCCCTGCCAGAAGCCCTACCCATAGGCAGCTGTTCTGCTCTGCCAACCGCGCCCCCTCCTATGTATGGCTGGAGAAGAAGACGAcgtgagaaggaagaagaaagcatcTGCAGTCCGCACCGCGAGCAATTGGGCCCTGGGCCCTTACACGCATCGTGCTCtacctgggccttccttttgggcCTCCGATGCCTTGCTTTTGCCTGTCAGTCAAGTCTGCCTACTCGCACTTGACTATTCAATGATAGGGACAGATGGGTTTGGAAGAGAAGTCTAACGCTTGTTCCGTTGTTCCTCTTCAGTCCTCTCTCTGCACATTCCATTCTCCGGCCATCGTCAGGCAGAATACAGAACAGCGCCGACTGTCCTGTCCATGCATGAGCCACAAAGTCCCCAGATGATAAGAGTGTCAGCAGATACGCATCTCCTCTCGCATTTTTAAACCAAATCTTCGACACTGTTATCCTGCACTACTAACCATAGAAAATTAAAGCAGAGGATGACAGGAATCAACGTGTGACATCCTCAAAAGTGGGCACCCATTTGGGTTTCCTTGTCGATTTCATGGCGTCAATTAACAAGCAAAAGCTTGCAATTAGTGGGTGCACCAAGGGAGAATGCAGATCAAATCAAAGGTGAGCAGGCATAGCAAATGCGAAGCTGATCGATCATCGCCTCGGACGATCGCATTAAGCAGATTAAAGGGAGGGCATTAATAGGCACTGATGGAGTTAATTAATTCCAGCTCTACGTAAGCAGAAGAGCTGATCTTTTTTTGCTGATTGATTAAGCAACCCGGTGCCTTATCCATTACATCAGGTAAGGGGTCcttctctctgtctctcttgcttgcactctctctctctctctcacaagAATTTCAGGAGGAAGTAAACAGAACGGGattaagaaggaaaaaatcGCACCAGTTTTGTATGCTCCAACTCGATCGATCTATGGACCGACTGGACGACAGCCATGACACGTGTCTAGCTAGAACACTGACTGCCAACGATGTGGAGCCCGCTGATGCTGCTTCTTTAAGAGTAGGtaggaggacaaggactagtagTGGCCGTTGGTCGCCGGCGTCTCGACGTCGAAGACGAGGCCGCGGGTGTTGCCGAGCTCGTGCTTGCCGTTGCCGTTGGTCTGCGCCAAGGTGAtggggagctcgccgccggccgcggcggcgcccttgGAGACGTCGGCGACCTGATTCTCGTGGTCCTTGCTCTTGCCCCAGATGAGCGCGTACAGGCCTAGCACGATGATCACCGCGCCGATCACACTGGAACAGCAAAAGAAGGGTTGCGTGACGATGGCATTAGCACTAGTACTATATACATGTATATCTTCAGAAATATCTGGATATGATGTAAAGCATATAGAATCGTATACGTGGACTGCACGTCAATTTTGTACCTTCCAAGTGTGATCTCTTCCTTGAGTATGATGGAACCCATCACGGAGGTTACGATCATGCACAGAGGGCTGAAGGCTGTCACGAACACCGGGCCTCGTTGCCTCGACACGACACCTTGCACGTAGTAGGCCACGCCGGAGCACACTACGCCCTGGAATCATCAGAatccatgggccatggctgCTGTCAGCGGACACGTAGTTCGTTGGATGTAAGAACGCATGCAAGGAGGCGGCCGGCTAGCTTACGGCGTAGACGGCGGTGAAGAGGCGGGTGTCGAAGCCGATGACCCAGGCCTGGGTGTTGCGGCGCTCGGCGACGAGCGCGACGGCGCCGCTCATCAGGGAGCCCATGAGGCAGATGAGCGCCGTCAGCGACAGCTCCGCGGGGTAGCTCTGCAGCGTGTTGGACTGGAGGACGAAGAAGCCCGACCACGCGACGCAGGCGACGATGACGCACAGGGTGCCCTggaggaagccgccgccgccgacctgggcgccgccgccgtcgtggtgCTGCCCCTTGGTCCACGGGAACGGCACCACGGGGCCGTGGTACAGGATCATGAGCACCGCGCCGACGACGGTGAGCGCCGTGCCGGCAATCTTGGCCTTGCTGTGCAAGCTCCGCAGCCGCACCTTCTCTATCCGCAGGAAGAGGGCCATGACAAATGTGATGGCCGGGAGGACGTTCACCAGCGCCGACGCGAAGCCGGCGGAGGTCAGGTTCGCCCCCATGTAGTACAGGTTCTGATCGAGCACAGGCCTGCAAGTTCACATGTACGTGAGATCTCCATCGAGCTCTGTATAGTGTGTTGTCATACGAGTATATATGATGATTTGTACGTACTCGAGTATGGCGAGCCCCATGATCTTGAGGAAGATGGTAAAGGTCATCTTTGGCCTCACGCTCCTGCACCAATGGAGATCACAATTAAGCAAAGAGCTAGTTGTGTGTGGATTTATCATGGTGCAGAGTAAGATGCAAATAGTAAAATAAACAGAGCATGATGCATCCAGTCAATCCCAAAGACAAAACTactgcttcatttttttttaaaaaaaagacaaaactaCTGCATGGTCAACTGTCCAGTCATGCAGGTCATGCACCATCATATCACCCTGACGGTGGACTATTGTCTACTGACATTTTTGGACATGGTGGTTCTACTTCTACAGCGTGTGTGATTTAGGTCACCAGAACAAATATTTACAGTGTGTGTATTCTGATTTAACAACACATTATGACAACGAAAGCCACGAAAGAATATACTTTCTGTTCAGGATGCGGGTACGGAATAGAATAGGCGTGCTACTTTCCCCGACTAGGATCTGCAAGCGCTGGTCGTGGACCATGCACCATCTGAAAGCGACCACTGAAGTGCTACGTCGGCTAAGCCTTTGCAGTTGCAGACAAAATGGATGAACTAACTACTCTTAGATCCGATGCGTGACTAacaagtttgacacctcctatGTGATGGATGAACATCAGAACACATGAAACGCAAGTAGTGCATGTCACAACAACTCTTTTCTCCTGATGCATGCACTTGCATGACATGCATGCGTTGGCAGCATACGAAGTGTTGAAGCTAGCAGGCAACGATGGAGACGAGATCGAATCCATCGTGTCCACAGAGAGTGCGAGAGAGAGACGCCTAGAGGGAACtgaatggtggtggtggagcgaccgacatgatgaattgatgattaCCTCTCGAACCAGAGCGCGAAGGGCGCCatgacggcggtggcgacgacgtTCCGGTACACGACGAGGACGAAGTGGCTCATCCCGCGCTtgagggaggcgacggcgacgacgtaCATCCCGGCGAACCCTACCTGCAGCAGGATCATGGCCAGGTACGGCTTCACATCGTTCAGAACCTTCCCACACCCATCTGATNNNNNNNNNNNNNNNNNNNNNNNNNNNNNNNNNNNNNNNNNNNNNNNNNNNNNNNNNNNNNNNNNNNNNNNNNNNNNNNNNNNNNNNNNNNNNNNNNNNNACCATTGGGATACTATTTCTATACCTCCTCTGAGGGCACAAGTGTGGGTGGCTCACAACGGTGCTCTTCTTAGAGAGAGAGTTTTCTCACCGGACAGAAGACTGGAAAGGCCAGTGCATGAAGACGGCAAACAGATGATTCGGTATTCAACAAGCATTTCGGAAGTGATCGCCACAGATTTCATGGACTCGGAACATGGCaaagtcccccccccccccccccccccccgggtgTCCGTTGCAGTGCTGGCTTAGCTAATTGTTCCTTGTTTAATATTCCACTTCCGGCGAAAGGAGAAGCCCATCGGCCTCTCCCCTCCGCCCTAGCTATTCCTGCTTTTCGCCCCGTGCCTTTTCCCCCGGAAAATGCAGGGCGCACGTAGACGCTACGGGAGTTAGGCATCTTtttcagctgctgctgctgccccggtCGAAGGGGAGGTCGATCCGATCGAATACTTGCGGCAGGGAGGAGGAACCATCAGAGCCGTCAGGTCAAGAGTTGTGGGAGTTAGCTGGACCTGCTTGGGCAGAGGTCTCACGGCCCCGATTGGCTAGTGcttgcattttcttttctttctttcttttctgatGAAAAAGAAGTGCTTGCATTGTCGACAGCATATATCGTGATCGATTAGGGAGAGAGCAGTGTGGATTATGGAACATGCTGTTATTAGTCAGCTGATAAGATGTGGCATCGATACTCGCCTGCCGCCAGACAAATGTTATATTCTCTTCGGTCATCAGGCTAATTGGCTAATTCGAAAAGAAGATAGGTTCTGTGAAGAGTTTATAGCTAGGTTGTCACACAAGACATGAAAACAGCTACAACGACTGCTGCAAACTAGGCGTGAGGGCTGGCAttatcgtcgtcgtcgttcttGTGTTGTTTCTGTTTTCTTCCAGATCGTCTGATACTCTGACAGAATGAAGTAGAGACGACTCCCATTCCCGACCCCAGTGCTttcctgaaagaaaaaaaatgaagtagaGACATTCCTTTTTAGTTGGCTCCACTAGTAAGGCTTTTGCTCCAACCCACCTCATCCTTGAGATCCCCTAAACTATGCCTCGTCGACTCCAGCAGCCAAACACATCAGGCTCCTTCCCGAAGCAGCCGGCACACGCTCGCCAAGTCGCCATTGTTACTATACTACCATGCATGTGTTGTCGCCGTCTAGTATATCACATCTGCCACCGCACTAACTCCAAATTGAAATTATTGCTTCCCAGTGTCAACAGTTCACCATCCTTCTGCACATCTCACCTCGTCACCGTACCGCAGGTTTGGTGTACCAGCGGTATGGTTCAGTTGGTTCTGCATGTGTTGCTTTCTACTCGATGACACTCGTGGTCACCGTCACCGTTCTACTCATGATAATCATGGTTCCATACTTACCACCTTGGTGGTTCCTGTCCTAGTGGCCGCTGTCAATTCTGTAACCAGCTCTTGAACATACTCCCTTCAATCATAAATATAAGCACCATCATAACATCTACTAGTATGAGACTTTTGACTTGTAATATATATCTTTTAAAACTTGTGTCTCAAAGTTGAGTTCATATTCCGGAACTATTCTTCATCAGGGCATTGTCAGTGTGAGGTTTTGTTGCGCAGTTTATAAGAGGACAATGCTATCTAAAGATATTTGAGTTGATGGATGAAACTAAGTCTCATAAAATTTCATTTCACTATGAAAGGCTAGCATATCATCTAAATGTTGCATTTAAGTTATCAATGGGAGCAGATGAAACATGTGGAGATTAAACACAAACCCTCTCAATGGAGTTTCGCATGTTTCCAACGTGTTGAAAACAATGAGCACCAATTTCTATCTCTCCACATAAATGTTTTGTCATGTCACCATATTACCTGAGGTGGAGAATGAAACAAATACGAAACTTCCACTGAGAATGACCTAACGAGCATATTGATAAGATTGAACTACCTCGGCCTAGGTCCACGAG contains:
- the LOC101776536 gene encoding WAT1-related protein At1g21890; translation: MILLQVGFAGMYVVAVASLKRGMSHFVLVVYRNVVATAVMAPFALWFERSVRPKMTFTIFLKIMGLAILEPVLDQNLYYMGANLTSAGFASALVNVLPAITFVMALFLRIEKVRLRSLHSKAKIAGTALTVVGAVLMILYHGPVVPFPWTKGQHHDGGGAQVGGGGFLQGTLCVIVACVAWSGFFVLQSNTLQSYPAELSLTALICLMGSLMSGAVALVAERRNTQAWVIGFDTRLFTAVYAGVVCSGVAYYVQGVVSRQRGPVFVTAFSPLCMIVTSVMGSIILKEEITLGSVIGAVIIVLGLYALIWGKSKDHENQVADVSKGAAAAGGELPITLAQTNGNGKHELGNTRGLVFDVETPATNGHY